From Thermoleophilia bacterium, one genomic window encodes:
- the ftsY gene encoding signal recognition particle-docking protein FtsY, which yields MSFTPAEPAGDDDAPKPRGAFSRLRESLAKSRKALSEEITSSLFDRIDEETWERLEEALILADAGATTTAQVVERLEHEVDSGAVPPDGEAIKARLVEILAEIASTNRSKIDLSSDPAVLLMTGVNGTGKTTSIGKIAWHLKNEFGLSVLLGAADTYRAAAAEQLTTWAERAGADIIRSNEGADPGSVAFDAVTAAKARGVDVLIIDTAGRLHTQSNLMDELGKVRRVIEKQMPGAPHETLISIDATTGQNGLRQAKAFADATDLDGVVLTKLDGTAKGGITLAIAAELGIPVKLIGVGEKLEDLRPFDPTDFAKALLSED from the coding sequence GTGAGCTTCACCCCGGCGGAGCCGGCCGGGGACGATGACGCGCCGAAGCCCCGCGGCGCTTTCAGCCGGCTGCGAGAGAGCCTCGCCAAGAGCCGCAAGGCCCTTTCCGAAGAAATCACCTCGAGCCTCTTCGACCGCATCGACGAAGAGACCTGGGAGCGGCTCGAAGAAGCGCTGATCCTGGCCGACGCCGGCGCGACCACCACCGCCCAGGTCGTCGAACGCCTCGAGCACGAGGTCGATTCCGGCGCGGTGCCGCCGGACGGTGAGGCGATCAAGGCCCGCCTCGTGGAGATCCTGGCCGAGATCGCCTCGACCAACCGGTCGAAGATCGACCTCAGCAGCGATCCCGCCGTGCTGCTGATGACCGGGGTCAACGGCACCGGCAAGACGACCAGTATCGGCAAGATCGCCTGGCACCTGAAGAACGAATTCGGGTTGTCGGTGCTGCTGGGTGCCGCCGACACCTATCGCGCCGCCGCCGCCGAGCAGCTGACCACCTGGGCCGAGCGCGCCGGCGCCGACATCATCCGGTCGAACGAAGGCGCCGATCCCGGCTCCGTCGCCTTTGACGCGGTGACTGCAGCCAAGGCTCGCGGGGTGGACGTGCTGATCATCGACACCGCCGGGCGCCTCCACACACAGAGCAACCTGATGGACGAGCTCGGCAAGGTGCGTCGGGTCATCGAAAAGCAGATGCCGGGCGCCCCGCACGAAACCCTGATCTCGATCGACGCGACCACCGGCCAGAACGGACTTCGGCAGGCCAAGGCCTTCGCCGACGCGACCGACCTCGACGGAGTTGTCCTGACCAAGCTCGACGGAACCGCAAAAGGCGGAATCACCCTGGCGATCGCCGCCGAGCTCGGCATCCCGGTCAAGCTGATCGGCGTAGGCGAGAAGCTGGAAGACCTGCGGCCGTTCGATCCAACAGACTTCGCCAAGGCTCTCCTCTCAGAGGACTGA
- a CDS encoding AAA family ATPase, translating to MYLRSVTMKGFKSFPEKTELKFAPGVSVVVGPNGSGKSNITDAVLWALGEQSPGAIRGTSMQDVISVGGKDVGARSAAEVEVVIDNSEGKIDSDLTEIAITRRLDRNGEGEYRLNGARCRLVDIVEILSDANLGKEMHSVISQGKVDSIVHSKPRERRQLIEEAAGLGKFRKRRRRSELKLNATRDNLDRALDVEREARRALRPLKQQANSAEIGARIEREELGLRAKLVAEELRFGEDRLEAARKSAAKARAVRDGLEKELSAVSLRRRAAEERFAERDRERTEVWGILNSLRSGQEKIAIGTSAIIERGRGLEGRLETLRLELAPLTLDLGSSGSATERAKRLVEELSEVDAGLGMAAEGLRKARSEGPEADRLEALFDVHAGAERATTHARRAEGLLGERHRERLAERMESVEALIALIEDLKAAAEAVGRSVRNRVARAERTVIGDQGDADEIAAELKRCSDQEIEIQGKLRSRAELVTQAEVEAAHLTDRRTEAAGELARIAEKLGEEVAEAEESLGDDERSRIDHRLTNLRLRRERLGPVNPLAQREYEEALEYVEQLVAQREDTERGMRELEGVIRDIDAEIKRSFDETFTATAENFEEMIGQLFPGGRGHLRSVDLRAAPEPKADAEAEAEEGAEATEEVENESADFGVELEVTPEGKRMRQMSLLSGGEKAMTALAFVFAVFLARPCPFYILDEVEAALDDTNISRFLELIRQFSDRTQFVIITHQKLTMDAADVLYGVSMGGDGVTKVISRRLPRDAGTFEGAALEEVA from the coding sequence ATGTACCTGCGCTCCGTGACCATGAAGGGCTTCAAGTCCTTCCCCGAGAAGACTGAACTCAAGTTCGCCCCAGGGGTGAGCGTCGTCGTCGGCCCGAATGGGTCCGGCAAGTCGAACATCACCGACGCGGTGCTCTGGGCCCTCGGCGAGCAGAGTCCCGGCGCGATCCGCGGCACCTCGATGCAGGACGTGATCTCGGTTGGCGGCAAGGACGTGGGCGCGCGGTCAGCGGCCGAAGTCGAGGTCGTGATCGACAACTCCGAGGGCAAGATCGACTCGGACCTCACCGAGATCGCGATCACCCGCCGGCTCGACCGCAACGGTGAGGGCGAGTACCGCCTGAACGGTGCCCGCTGCCGTCTGGTCGACATCGTCGAGATCCTGTCCGACGCGAACCTCGGCAAGGAGATGCATTCGGTCATCAGCCAGGGCAAGGTCGATTCGATTGTCCATTCCAAGCCGCGCGAGCGCCGTCAGCTGATCGAGGAGGCCGCCGGCCTCGGCAAGTTCCGCAAGCGCCGCCGCCGCTCCGAGCTCAAGCTGAACGCGACCCGCGACAACCTCGACCGGGCCCTTGATGTCGAGCGCGAGGCGCGACGGGCGCTTCGTCCGCTGAAGCAGCAGGCGAATTCGGCCGAGATCGGGGCGCGCATCGAGCGCGAGGAACTCGGGCTGCGGGCGAAGCTGGTCGCGGAAGAGCTGCGTTTCGGTGAGGACCGGCTTGAAGCGGCCCGGAAGTCGGCGGCCAAGGCCCGTGCGGTCCGCGACGGGCTGGAGAAAGAACTTTCAGCGGTGTCGCTCCGCCGGCGGGCCGCCGAAGAACGTTTTGCCGAGCGCGACCGTGAGCGCACCGAGGTCTGGGGCATCCTCAACTCACTGCGCTCCGGCCAGGAGAAGATCGCGATCGGCACCTCGGCGATCATCGAGCGCGGCCGCGGCCTCGAAGGGCGGCTGGAGACCCTGCGGCTGGAACTCGCGCCACTCACGCTCGACCTCGGTTCCAGCGGCAGCGCCACGGAACGGGCCAAGCGCCTGGTCGAAGAGCTCTCGGAAGTCGACGCCGGACTCGGCATGGCCGCTGAAGGCCTGCGCAAGGCCCGCTCGGAAGGACCCGAGGCCGACCGCCTCGAGGCACTCTTCGACGTGCACGCCGGCGCCGAGCGAGCCACCACACATGCCCGCCGGGCCGAAGGCCTGCTCGGCGAGCGCCACCGCGAGCGACTGGCGGAGCGCATGGAGTCGGTCGAGGCGCTGATTGCACTGATCGAGGATCTGAAGGCCGCCGCGGAAGCAGTCGGGCGGTCGGTGCGCAACCGGGTCGCGAGGGCCGAGCGCACAGTGATCGGGGACCAGGGCGACGCTGACGAGATCGCGGCCGAGCTGAAGCGCTGCTCCGACCAGGAGATCGAGATCCAGGGCAAGCTGCGCAGCCGCGCCGAGCTGGTGACCCAGGCCGAAGTCGAAGCCGCACACTTGACCGACCGCCGGACCGAGGCCGCCGGAGAGCTGGCTCGCATCGCCGAGAAGCTGGGCGAGGAGGTCGCCGAAGCCGAAGAATCGCTGGGTGACGACGAGCGCTCGCGAATAGACCACCGCCTGACCAATCTGCGCCTGCGCCGTGAGCGGCTCGGCCCGGTCAACCCGCTGGCCCAGCGTGAATACGAAGAGGCGCTCGAGTACGTCGAGCAGCTGGTCGCCCAGCGCGAGGACACCGAGCGCGGCATGCGTGAACTCGAAGGTGTGATCCGGGACATCGACGCCGAGATCAAGCGCTCCTTCGACGAGACCTTCACCGCGACCGCCGAGAACTTCGAAGAGATGATCGGGCAGCTGTTCCCGGGTGGCCGCGGCCACCTGCGCTCGGTCGACCTGCGTGCCGCGCCCGAGCCGAAGGCTGACGCCGAAGCGGAAGCCGAGGAAGGGGCCGAAGCGACTGAAGAAGTCGAAAATGAATCGGCAGATTTCGGCGTCGAGCTGGAAGTGACACCGGAAGGCAAGCGCATGCGCCAGATGAGCCTGCTTTCCGGCGGCGAGAAGGCGATGACCGCGCTGGCCTTCGTCTTCGCCGTCTTCCTGGCCCGGCCCTGCCCCTTCTACATCCTCGACGAGGTCGAAGCCGCGCTGGATGACACCAACATCAGCCGGTTCCTCGAGCTGATCCGCCAGTTCTCCGACCGCACCCAGTTCGTGATCATCACCCACCAGAAGCTGACCATGGACGCCGCCGACGTGCTTTACGGCGTCAGCATGGGCGGTGACGGCGTGACCAAGGTGATTTCCCGCCGGCTGCCCCGTGATGCCGGCACCTTCGAGGGCGCCGCCCTCGAAGAAGTGGCCTAG
- a CDS encoding ribonuclease III, translating into MPLTLSWLKRARDPKGSRGPSGKSLSALIAELPEEDRLAALTHSSWAEDRVGSYERLALLGDSVLGLAIAADLYKRLPDLDAGELTKILNQAVSGTSCAAVGRAIGIPEMLLEADPAAADGKQTPARLLLEGERPLPEITEAMIGSCFLAFGYDRTSTAVVEAFSDRVEVVKTTRTDFKSALQESVARDGATVEYVVIGSSGPAHQRTYEVGVKLGGEEIGRGSGRSKKAAGQAAAAAGLEALDQPVGD; encoded by the coding sequence ATGCCGTTGACTTTGTCATGGCTAAAGCGGGCTCGTGACCCCAAGGGGTCCCGCGGTCCTTCCGGTAAATCACTCAGCGCCCTGATTGCGGAACTCCCGGAGGAAGACCGGCTGGCGGCACTCACCCATTCTTCGTGGGCCGAGGACCGGGTCGGCTCCTATGAGCGGCTGGCCCTGCTGGGCGACAGCGTTCTGGGACTGGCGATTGCCGCCGACCTCTACAAGCGGCTGCCCGACCTCGATGCCGGGGAGCTGACCAAGATCCTCAACCAGGCCGTCAGTGGCACCTCCTGCGCCGCGGTCGGCCGGGCGATCGGCATACCGGAGATGCTGCTCGAGGCCGATCCGGCCGCCGCCGACGGCAAGCAGACCCCGGCCAGGCTGCTGCTCGAAGGCGAAAGGCCCCTTCCCGAGATCACCGAGGCGATGATCGGCAGCTGCTTCCTCGCTTTCGGCTACGACCGGACCTCGACGGCCGTGGTCGAAGCGTTCAGCGACCGGGTCGAGGTCGTGAAGACCACCCGCACCGATTTCAAGTCGGCCCTCCAGGAGTCCGTCGCGCGGGACGGCGCGACCGTCGAGTATGTCGTCATCGGCTCCTCCGGACCGGCCCATCAGCGGACCTACGAAGTCGGGGTGAAACTGGGGGGCGAGGAGATCGGCCGCGGCTCCGGGCGCAGCAAGAAGGCCGCCGGACAGGCCGCCGCGGCCGCCGGTCTCGAGGCACTTGATCAACCGGTCGGTGATTGA
- the acpP gene encoding acyl carrier protein, producing the protein MSFSGNRDEVMDLVREHLVNELELKPEQITESARFKEDFDADSLDLYELVMELEDQYGISVSEQEAGQISTVRDAVDFVMAKAGS; encoded by the coding sequence ATGAGTTTCAGCGGCAATCGCGACGAAGTGATGGACCTGGTCCGCGAGCACCTGGTCAACGAACTGGAGCTCAAGCCGGAGCAGATCACCGAGAGCGCCCGGTTCAAAGAGGACTTCGATGCGGATTCGCTCGATCTCTATGAACTCGTGATGGAGCTCGAAGACCAGTACGGCATCTCGGTCTCCGAGCAGGAGGCAGGCCAGATCAGCACCGTGAGGGATGCCGTTGACTTTGTCATGGCTAAAGCGGGCTCGTGA
- the plsX gene encoding phosphate acyltransferase PlsX, translating to MPGGTTVALDGFGVESGFDVLEAGVRAAAADGLKIRVFGPRLQIDLDDCEGAEVIDTEDVILNDEDPVPAVRSRPDASIVRAVADVKVGNSDAVVSLGSTGAAMAATTFGLKRSRGVKRPALAGQVPLPGKTVLFLDIGANLDVRAQHLVQFAYLGAAFSKSVLGVESPTVGLLSVGEEAGKGKDEVVEANAALTGSTEIDFIGNVEGRDVPGGGADVIVTDGFTGNVVLKAMEGVVKLMSSSISDAARKNPLSAVGGLMLKPALRGLREDLHPDTTGGAILLGLRKVAVVGHGSSGADGVANAIRLAARAASVDAPGLTEEMLHRVGANRGAVDSGTDA from the coding sequence TTGCCCGGCGGGACCACGGTCGCGCTTGATGGTTTCGGAGTCGAGAGCGGATTCGACGTGCTCGAAGCAGGTGTACGCGCCGCCGCCGCCGACGGACTGAAGATTCGCGTCTTCGGCCCACGGCTGCAGATCGACCTTGACGACTGCGAAGGCGCCGAGGTGATCGACACCGAGGATGTGATCCTCAACGACGAGGATCCGGTGCCGGCCGTGCGCAGCCGCCCGGACGCCTCGATCGTGCGAGCGGTCGCCGATGTGAAGGTTGGCAACTCGGACGCGGTGGTCAGCCTCGGCTCGACCGGCGCCGCCATGGCAGCCACCACTTTCGGACTGAAGCGCTCCCGCGGGGTCAAGCGGCCGGCGCTCGCCGGCCAGGTGCCGCTGCCCGGCAAGACGGTGCTTTTTCTCGACATCGGCGCCAACCTCGACGTCCGGGCCCAGCACCTGGTCCAGTTCGCCTACCTGGGTGCCGCTTTCTCGAAGTCGGTCCTTGGAGTCGAATCGCCAACGGTTGGCCTGTTGTCGGTCGGAGAGGAAGCGGGCAAGGGCAAGGACGAGGTGGTCGAGGCCAACGCGGCCCTCACCGGATCAACCGAGATCGACTTCATCGGCAACGTCGAAGGCCGTGACGTCCCGGGCGGTGGGGCCGACGTAATCGTCACCGACGGTTTCACCGGCAACGTCGTGCTCAAGGCGATGGAGGGCGTGGTCAAGCTGATGAGCTCGTCGATCTCCGACGCCGCTCGCAAAAATCCCCTTTCCGCGGTGGGAGGCCTGATGCTGAAGCCGGCCCTCAGGGGCCTCCGCGAAGACCTGCACCCGGACACCACCGGTGGTGCGATCCTCCTCGGGTTGCGCAAGGTGGCGGTGGTCGGGCATGGCAGTTCCGGCGCCGACGGTGTGGCCAACGCGATCCGACTCGCGGCCAGGGCGGCGTCAGTCGACGCTCCCGGCCTGACCGAAGAGATGCTCCACCGGGTCGGCGCCAACCGCGGTGCGGTCGATTCCGGCACTGATGCGTGA
- the rpmF gene encoding 50S ribosomal protein L32 translates to MAVPKKRTSRTRRDKRRATHKAAKARVNHCVKCHSPRLPHRICPSCGDYGGREVIAQRTPAVGGAAPTGE, encoded by the coding sequence ATGGCCGTACCTAAGAAACGCACTTCAAGAACCAGGCGTGACAAGCGCCGTGCTACCCACAAAGCCGCCAAGGCTCGGGTTAACCACTGCGTCAAGTGCCACTCGCCGCGGCTTCCTCACCGGATCTGCCCCAGTTGTGGGGACTACGGTGGACGCGAAGTGATTGCCCAGCGGACCCCCGCCGTCGGCGGAGCCGCTCCTACAGGCGAATAA